In Pseudobacter ginsenosidimutans, the following are encoded in one genomic region:
- a CDS encoding deoxynucleoside kinase produces MAKSKKPKHIAIAGNIGAGKTTLTELLSKHYRWIPQFEDVDHNPYLLDFYEDMPRWSFNLQIYFLNSRLNQLLDIHRGTETVIQDRTIYEDAYIFAPNLHEMGLMSKRDFDNYFLFFETLKSMVQPPDLMIYLRASVPTLVAQIQKRGREYEENIRLDYLKRLNDFYNKWIDGYKEGPLLVIDIDKNKFPENEEHLGEIISKIDSQLYGLF; encoded by the coding sequence ATGGCAAAGAGCAAGAAACCAAAGCATATCGCGATTGCAGGTAATATCGGTGCCGGGAAAACTACCCTCACAGAGCTGCTGAGCAAGCATTACCGCTGGATCCCTCAGTTTGAAGATGTAGACCACAATCCCTATCTGCTGGATTTCTATGAAGACATGCCGCGCTGGAGCTTCAATCTCCAGATCTATTTCCTCAACAGTCGTCTCAATCAGCTTCTCGATATTCATCGCGGTACCGAAACCGTTATACAGGACCGCACCATCTATGAGGATGCTTATATCTTCGCGCCCAACCTTCACGAGATGGGCCTCATGAGCAAACGTGATTTCGATAACTACTTCCTGTTCTTCGAAACCCTCAAGAGCATGGTGCAGCCACCCGATCTCATGATCTATCTCCGCGCCTCCGTGCCCACACTGGTAGCACAGATCCAGAAACGGGGACGTGAATACGAAGAGAATATCCGGCTGGACTATCTCAAGCGCCTCAACGATTTCTACAATAAATGGATCGATGGATACAAGGAAGGTCCATTACTGGTGATCGATATAGACAAGAATAAGTTCCCGGAGAATGAAGAGCACCTGGGAGAGATCATCAGCAAGATCGATTCACAACTCTACGGATTGTTCTAA
- the trpS gene encoding tryptophan--tRNA ligase, which yields MEKGAEQQIVMSGIRPTGFLHLGNYFGALRNYVRMQNEFTCYFMVADLHALTTLTETKELKSNVARVLAENIACGLDPDKAALYCQSHVYETNELYLLLNMLAYKGELEKTVTFKEKARLHPDNVNAGLLTYPVLQAADILLHRATLVPVGKDQEQHLEMSRNFGNRFNHRFGDVFPEPHAFNYGDELVKVPSLDGAGKMSKSENQFATIYLSDDDELIRKKVMKAKTDSGTPEPGTPMGENISNLFSLMKLVCAPDVIEQFMNTYNNGTIRYGDLKKQLAEDMVKFISPIREKAEAIRTDEKYLKEIMEKGAAKARKSAQATMLLVRDAMGLNYY from the coding sequence CATGCAGAACGAATTCACCTGTTATTTCATGGTTGCTGATCTGCACGCCCTTACCACTCTCACAGAAACAAAAGAACTGAAGTCGAATGTAGCCCGCGTTCTGGCGGAGAATATTGCCTGCGGTCTCGATCCTGATAAAGCTGCTTTGTATTGTCAGAGCCATGTATACGAAACCAATGAGCTTTACCTGCTCCTGAATATGCTTGCTTACAAGGGAGAGCTGGAAAAAACAGTAACGTTCAAAGAAAAAGCCAGGTTGCACCCAGATAACGTGAATGCAGGATTGCTCACTTATCCGGTACTGCAGGCGGCAGATATACTCCTTCATCGCGCAACATTGGTGCCTGTGGGAAAAGACCAGGAGCAGCATTTGGAAATGAGCCGCAATTTCGGCAACCGTTTCAATCACCGCTTTGGTGATGTGTTCCCTGAACCACATGCTTTCAACTACGGTGATGAATTGGTGAAAGTACCCAGTCTTGACGGCGCAGGAAAAATGAGCAAGAGCGAAAATCAGTTTGCAACCATCTATCTTTCCGATGATGATGAACTGATCCGCAAAAAAGTGATGAAAGCGAAAACAGACAGCGGTACGCCCGAGCCTGGTACACCCATGGGTGAGAATATTTCAAACCTGTTCAGCCTGATGAAACTGGTTTGCGCGCCCGATGTGATTGAGCAATTCATGAACACTTATAATAACGGCACCATCCGTTATGGCGATCTTAAAAAACAACTGGCGGAAGACATGGTGAAGTTCATCAGTCCCATCCGCGAGAAAGCCGAAGCCATCCGCACAGACGAAAAATACCTCAAAGAGATCATGGAAAAAGGAGCCGCCAAAGCACGCAAAAGTGCACAGGCTACCATGCTGCTCGTGAGAGATGCCATGGGCCTGAACTATTATTAA
- a CDS encoding DUF922 domain-containing protein, which produces MQTFILIWLLSWQSVQQQPPSIPWSEMRKLSWDDFKARPDAASANAAMTNSIINIEFNFDDTSLDYTISCRFDKNRSWVKVRTAPVLQHEQGHFDIAEIFARKLAKEMKGYRFNPGTVQNDVNNIYDRIMAVYQKQQLLYDQETDFSRNKEKQAEWLTKITNDLRSLEAFAGYGKQQVISIKK; this is translated from the coding sequence ATGCAAACATTCATTCTGATCTGGTTACTGAGCTGGCAATCCGTACAGCAACAGCCACCCTCCATACCCTGGAGTGAAATGCGCAAGCTGAGTTGGGACGACTTCAAAGCGCGTCCTGACGCGGCTTCAGCCAATGCTGCCATGACCAACAGCATCATCAATATCGAATTCAATTTCGACGATACCAGTCTTGATTACACCATCAGTTGCCGCTTCGATAAAAATCGTTCATGGGTAAAGGTTAGAACCGCTCCTGTACTTCAGCATGAGCAGGGGCATTTCGATATTGCAGAGATCTTTGCAAGGAAACTGGCAAAGGAAATGAAGGGATACCGGTTCAATCCCGGCACCGTGCAGAACGATGTCAACAATATTTACGACCGCATTATGGCTGTATACCAGAAACAACAACTACTATACGACCAGGAAACCGATTTCAGCCGCAACAAGGAGAAACAGGCGGAATGGCTCACAAAGATCACCAACGATCTTAGATCACTGGAAGCGTTCGCCGGTTATGGCAAACAACAGGTGATATCCATAAAGAAATAG
- a CDS encoding aminopeptidase P family protein encodes MKYLPLNQDIFVQNRKRFVASMDKNSIAIFNSNDELPTNGDAIHTFKQNSDLFWLSGIDQEDSMVVLFPDNPDPRFREVLVLVRPNEMKEKWDGKRLRAEEARQISGVKTIIWLDTLDAVLQTWIHLADTIYLNSNENDRKANLVPVRDYRYIQEMKQRYPLHNYKRSARIMKELRAIKTPQEVEVMQQAIDITKDTFIDLLKFIRPGVMEYEIEAKIWHGFLSRRATRPGYGSIIASGDSARILHYVNNNQECKDGDLILMDFGAEYGGYNADLTRTVPVNGKFSKRQKEVYNGCLQIHNYCKSILKPGITINDYTEKAGDEATKVFIKLGLLSKEDVKNEDKDNRAYRKYLYHGISHHLGIDVHDLGTRTAPIKPGMVFTIEPGIYIEQEQMGIRIENNVWVTKTGNKDLMAKIPITVEEIEALMKKK; translated from the coding sequence ATGAAATATCTTCCTCTAAATCAGGACATTTTCGTGCAGAACAGGAAGCGATTTGTAGCCAGTATGGACAAAAATTCGATCGCTATCTTCAACAGTAATGATGAACTCCCAACCAATGGCGATGCCATCCATACCTTCAAACAGAACTCTGACCTTTTCTGGCTCAGTGGAATAGACCAGGAAGATTCCATGGTAGTGCTTTTCCCGGATAATCCCGATCCCCGCTTCCGCGAAGTACTTGTACTGGTACGCCCCAATGAAATGAAAGAAAAATGGGACGGAAAAAGACTGAGGGCAGAAGAAGCGCGTCAGATCTCCGGCGTCAAAACCATTATATGGCTAGATACACTCGATGCTGTTCTCCAGACCTGGATCCATCTCGCAGATACCATCTATCTCAATTCAAATGAGAACGACCGCAAAGCGAACCTCGTTCCGGTTAGGGATTATCGTTATATCCAGGAGATGAAGCAGCGTTACCCGCTTCACAACTACAAACGCAGCGCCCGCATCATGAAGGAGCTGCGCGCCATCAAAACTCCGCAGGAAGTGGAAGTGATGCAGCAGGCCATCGATATAACAAAAGATACATTCATCGATCTCCTCAAATTCATTCGTCCCGGCGTTATGGAATATGAGATCGAAGCAAAGATCTGGCATGGCTTCCTAAGCCGCCGCGCAACAAGGCCCGGCTATGGTTCCATCATCGCCAGCGGAGACAGTGCGCGCATACTCCACTACGTTAATAACAACCAGGAATGTAAGGACGGTGATCTGATCCTGATGGATTTCGGCGCTGAGTATGGTGGCTACAATGCAGACCTGACGCGTACTGTACCCGTGAATGGTAAATTCAGCAAACGCCAGAAAGAAGTATACAACGGTTGTTTGCAGATCCACAATTACTGCAAGAGCATTCTCAAACCCGGTATCACCATCAACGATTATACAGAGAAAGCGGGCGATGAAGCCACTAAAGTTTTCATCAAACTCGGCTTGCTCAGCAAGGAAGATGTAAAGAACGAAGACAAAGACAATCGCGCTTACAGGAAATATCTTTATCATGGCATCAGCCATCACCTCGGCATCGATGTGCATGATCTGGGCACCAGAACAGCGCCCATCAAACCAGGAATGGTATTCACTATCGAACCAGGAATTTATATCGAACAGGAACAGATGGGCATCCGCATCGAGAACAATGTGTGGGTGACCAAAACCGGCAATAAAGACCTGATGGCAAAGATCCCCATCACTGTAGAAGAGATCGAAGCATTGATGAAGAAAAAATAA
- the pckA gene encoding phosphoenolpyruvate carboxykinase (ATP) yields MSVPTVNIPIQELTRLGLKETATLHYQLSPEELVQDALRTGEGVLNDTGALVIQTGEFTGRSPKDKFTVKDEITESTVNWNDFNLPIEEKYFHVIREKIVAHLNKANELWVRDCYACADPRYRLNIRVVNEKAFTNLFAYNMFLRPTEEELETFQPEWTILSAPDLKLDPQECGTRQHNAAVVSFKHKMILIAGTGYTGETKKGIFSVLNYILPHEKGVLSMHCSANMGENGDTALFFGLSGTGKTTLSADPNRKLIGDDEHGWTNDNIFNFEGGCYAKTIDLSEEKEPEIYHAIRPGALVENTTFFPGTKTIDFSSKQITENTRVSYPLNYISNALEPSIGEIPQNIFFLTCDASGVLPPISKLTPAQAMYQFISGYTAKVAGTEAGVTEPKSTFSACFGAPFLPLHPGRYAAMLGEKMKRHRVRVWLINTGWTGGAYGTGSRMKLSYTRAMISAALEGKLDKMDYHNHPIFGIAIPEGCPGVPTELLDPRNTWADKAAYDKAAQNLAAQFVKNFEKYAAGVQEEILAAAPKI; encoded by the coding sequence ATGTCAGTACCAACTGTTAACATTCCCATTCAAGAATTAACCAGGCTTGGATTAAAGGAGACTGCTACACTCCACTATCAACTAAGCCCCGAGGAGCTGGTGCAGGACGCTCTGCGAACCGGTGAAGGCGTTCTCAACGATACAGGGGCACTGGTGATTCAAACCGGAGAATTTACCGGCCGCAGTCCGAAGGATAAATTCACTGTGAAAGATGAGATCACTGAAAGCACAGTCAACTGGAACGACTTCAACCTTCCTATCGAAGAAAAATATTTTCATGTGATCCGCGAAAAGATCGTGGCTCACTTGAACAAGGCCAATGAATTATGGGTGCGTGATTGCTATGCATGCGCCGATCCCCGCTATCGTCTGAACATCCGCGTGGTGAACGAAAAAGCGTTTACCAATCTTTTCGCGTATAATATGTTCCTCCGCCCCACGGAAGAAGAGCTGGAGACTTTTCAACCCGAGTGGACCATCCTCTCCGCTCCCGATCTGAAACTGGATCCCCAGGAATGCGGCACGCGCCAGCACAATGCTGCCGTTGTCAGCTTCAAACACAAAATGATCCTCATTGCCGGCACTGGTTATACCGGTGAAACCAAGAAAGGTATCTTCTCTGTACTGAACTATATCCTGCCTCACGAGAAAGGCGTACTGAGCATGCACTGCTCCGCCAATATGGGTGAGAATGGAGACACAGCATTGTTCTTCGGATTGAGCGGAACCGGCAAAACCACGCTGAGCGCGGATCCTAACCGTAAACTGATCGGCGATGATGAGCATGGCTGGACCAACGACAATATCTTCAATTTCGAAGGTGGCTGCTATGCAAAGACCATCGACCTGAGCGAAGAGAAAGAACCTGAGATCTATCATGCGATCCGTCCCGGCGCACTGGTTGAAAACACAACTTTCTTCCCCGGCACCAAAACGATCGATTTCTCCAGCAAACAGATCACAGAGAACACGAGGGTTTCCTATCCCCTCAATTATATCAGCAATGCCCTGGAACCATCAATTGGTGAGATCCCGCAGAATATTTTCTTCCTTACCTGCGATGCATCCGGTGTACTGCCTCCTATTTCAAAGCTCACGCCTGCACAGGCCATGTACCAGTTCATCAGCGGTTATACTGCCAAGGTAGCCGGAACAGAAGCCGGTGTAACCGAGCCGAAATCCACTTTCAGCGCCTGCTTCGGAGCTCCCTTCCTTCCACTTCATCCCGGCCGGTACGCCGCCATGTTGGGAGAAAAGATGAAAAGGCACCGCGTGCGCGTGTGGCTGATCAATACCGGCTGGACCGGTGGCGCTTACGGAACCGGCAGCCGCATGAAGCTGTCTTACACCCGCGCTATGATCTCTGCTGCACTGGAAGGCAAGCTGGATAAGATGGATTACCACAATCATCCCATCTTCGGCATCGCCATTCCGGAAGGATGTCCCGGCGTTCCTACAGAACTGCTGGACCCACGTAATACCTGGGCCGACAAAGCCGCTTACGACAAGGCTGCTCAGAACCTGGCCGCCCAGTTTGTGAAGAATTTTGAAAAATATGCCGCCGGCGTTCAGGAAGAAATCCTGGCTGCTGCGCCAAAAATTTAG